Proteins from a genomic interval of Halarsenatibacter silvermanii:
- a CDS encoding type II secretion system F family protein, which translates to MSPEYTYRARSSSGDIVDGVVNADSQKEAAHILHEQELFITSLDQKQDTKEGGFSLNMDLSSISPFGKGFKTSDLAHFSRQFSVLVAAGIPLVQSLEIMRQQTEKENVRELLTEVRQSVEAGTSFSEALAEHPNYFPNLFVQLVRVGETGGVLDEVLKELSAYYQRRDVIAKEVRGALYYPASILLVATAVVVIMLTFVVPTITDMLVSLGGDLPITTRIMIGTSSFLSSFWWLILGGLAALFLISRYYFNTVSGRLRRDKVLLKLPVAGSLIRKVQISRFASTLSLMLSSGVNLLNALPAMENVIENQVLKDVLEEARSRVREGSDLSRPLKKSGEFPPIVIQMLQVGEQTGSMEEMLDRLAEYYELEVEKAIEGGISLIEPIIIVMMGIVVGGIVASIILPLFDIYTQF; encoded by the coding sequence ATGTCCCCTGAATACACCTACAGAGCTAGAAGCAGCAGCGGTGATATTGTAGACGGAGTCGTAAATGCGGACAGTCAAAAAGAAGCAGCTCATATTTTGCACGAACAGGAACTATTTATAACCTCTCTCGATCAAAAACAGGATACTAAAGAAGGCGGATTCAGCCTCAATATGGATCTAAGCAGCATATCCCCCTTCGGCAAAGGTTTTAAAACATCTGACCTGGCTCATTTTTCCCGGCAGTTTTCTGTGCTGGTGGCGGCCGGAATACCTCTGGTTCAATCGCTGGAAATTATGCGTCAGCAGACCGAAAAGGAAAATGTCAGAGAATTGCTCACCGAGGTGCGCCAGTCGGTGGAAGCAGGTACTTCCTTCTCCGAGGCACTGGCCGAACATCCGAATTATTTCCCCAACCTTTTCGTCCAGCTGGTGCGGGTGGGAGAAACCGGCGGAGTTTTAGATGAAGTTTTAAAAGAACTTTCAGCCTATTATCAGCGCCGGGATGTTATAGCCAAAGAGGTAAGAGGAGCTCTTTATTATCCGGCTTCGATACTGCTGGTAGCCACAGCTGTTGTAGTTATCATGCTGACCTTTGTAGTCCCCACCATAACAGATATGCTGGTGAGTCTGGGTGGAGATCTGCCCATTACCACCCGCATAATGATAGGTACCAGCAGTTTTTTGAGCTCATTCTGGTGGCTTATCCTGGGAGGACTGGCGGCTTTGTTTTTGATCTCCAGGTATTATTTTAATACCGTTTCGGGCAGGTTAAGGCGCGATAAAGTTTTGTTAAAACTGCCGGTGGCCGGAAGTTTGATCAGAAAAGTTCAAATTTCCCGTTTTGCCAGCACTTTATCGCTGATGCTTTCCAGCGGAGTTAATTTGCTCAATGCTCTGCCGGCCATGGAAAACGTCATAGAAAATCAGGTTCTCAAAGATGTACTGGAAGAGGCCCGTTCGCGGGTCAGAGAGGGATCTGACCTTTCCCGTCCTCTGAAAAAAAGCGGTGAATTTCCACCGATTGTAATCCAGATGCTGCAGGTAGGAGAACAGACCGGAAGCATGGAGGAGATGCTGGATAGACTGGCTGAATACTACGAACTGGAAGTGGAAAAAGCGATCGAAGGTGGTATTTCTCTGATAGAACCGATCATAATAGTGATGATGGGAATTGTAGTTGGCGGCATTGTGGCTTCGATCATTCTGCCCCTCTTCGATATTTACACTCAGTTTTAA
- the pilM gene encoding pilus assembly protein PilM: MGLNPFKKIRGEKLTAIDFGHHSIKSVQGRSRGGEVKILGGVEKRLPEAAINQGRIEDVSQVAETLEELFRELPSSPGKIIFSPVCGREYIRRIDLPDMPEDELKDAVGWEIEKYLDQPPETTAYDYIKLSKNGSGQVLLLVVLDRSELKKYEQVFQKISYPPQTANIQDLALASLVAYQGECENDFMILNMGSQKTRIVIARSDNFFLSRTVELGGQDFTEVLKKTGLSGEEAEREKRTRELIMNVDEVEPEEIDIDLSFTEVDDKGRELIPLADELVAEVSRSLDFYSSRHAGESLEKIFYTGGGFALKGLGDYLNDNVKPPVQALPSFARFKGNPPSEAGSGSSMAAAAGLLVSEVMHNEG; this comes from the coding sequence ATGGGATTAAATCCGTTTAAAAAAATAAGAGGTGAAAAACTTACCGCCATCGATTTCGGCCATCACAGCATCAAATCTGTCCAGGGACGAAGCCGCGGAGGTGAGGTTAAAATACTGGGCGGAGTGGAAAAAAGGCTGCCGGAGGCTGCTATAAATCAGGGCAGGATTGAAGATGTATCTCAGGTGGCCGAAACTCTTGAGGAGCTCTTCCGGGAGCTTCCTTCCTCGCCGGGCAAAATAATATTCTCTCCGGTCTGCGGCAGAGAATATATCCGCCGGATTGATCTGCCGGATATGCCGGAAGATGAGCTGAAGGATGCAGTCGGCTGGGAGATAGAGAAATATCTGGATCAACCCCCCGAGACCACCGCCTATGACTATATAAAATTGAGCAAAAATGGCAGCGGACAGGTACTGCTGCTGGTTGTACTCGATCGCAGTGAGCTGAAAAAATACGAGCAGGTTTTCCAGAAAATTTCCTATCCTCCTCAGACTGCCAATATTCAGGATCTGGCCCTGGCTTCTCTGGTGGCCTATCAGGGAGAATGTGAAAATGACTTCATGATATTGAATATGGGTTCGCAGAAAACAAGAATAGTAATTGCCCGCAGTGACAATTTCTTTTTGAGCAGGACAGTGGAGCTGGGCGGCCAGGATTTTACCGAAGTACTGAAAAAAACCGGGCTGAGCGGCGAAGAGGCTGAACGGGAAAAAAGAACCAGAGAGCTTATTATGAATGTGGACGAAGTAGAGCCCGAGGAAATTGATATAGATCTTAGCTTTACAGAAGTGGATGACAAAGGCAGAGAGTTGATCCCGCTGGCTGACGAGCTGGTGGCGGAAGTGAGCAGATCGCTCGATTTTTACAGCAGCCGACATGCGGGTGAATCGCTGGAAAAAATATTTTATACCGGCGGCGGTTTTGCTCTCAAAGGCCTGGGCGATTATCTGAACGATAATGTAAAACCACCTGTTCAGGCTCTGCCATCCTTTGCCAGGTTTAAAGGTAATCCGCCCTCTGAAGCTGGCTCGGGCAGCAGCATGGCAGCAGCAGCAGGACTTTTGGTTAGTGAGGTGATGCATAATGAGGGTTAA
- a CDS encoding PilN domain-containing protein gives MRVNLFDEKKVRRKIRWSRILTAVLVIAFVITPAAHFYSNHQELASLRNRSQSLAVQLDTLRVEEETYFELREEISEFEMPEEIIISRYRLRGPMQEFGEIMPEELTLTRMDYSDGDMMLEGFASEIEMILELAENIHKSEILGLESLSHFRRGDYVEFTMALHFDTREELSR, from the coding sequence ATGAGGGTTAATCTATTCGATGAAAAGAAGGTCCGGCGCAAAATTAGATGGTCCAGGATCTTAACCGCGGTGCTGGTTATAGCATTTGTAATCACACCCGCAGCGCATTTTTATTCCAATCATCAGGAGCTTGCAAGTCTTAGAAATAGAAGTCAGAGCCTGGCAGTTCAGCTCGATACACTGCGGGTAGAAGAGGAAACCTATTTTGAGCTTCGCGAAGAAATAAGTGAATTTGAAATGCCTGAAGAAATAATCATTTCCCGGTACAGGCTGCGCGGTCCCATGCAGGAATTCGGCGAAATAATGCCCGAAGAGCTGACACTTACCCGCATGGATTACAGCGATGGGGACATGATGCTGGAAGGATTTGCCAGCGAGATAGAGATGATTTTAGAACTGGCCGAAAATATTCACAAATCTGAAATTCTGGGACTGGAATCGCTGAGTCATTTTCGCAGAGGGGATTACGTTGAATTTACAATGGCTCTCCATTTTGATACCAGAGAGGAGCTTTCCCGATGA
- a CDS encoding secretin N-terminal domain-containing protein, which yields MRHFIRESRLNKILTGLLIAAFILTTVMPAAASPGNIDLEYRSTEIQDVIRSLAFVAGENIVVDDSVQGEVTVQLTGMTFERALDHLLRIKNLEKHREDDVLIVATSERIDELYRELERGLVSLDYLGADKAAEIIRELQPGIDVQVLTGQNRLILRGFAHQMKETADLLADIDQPEEREQEVVEVHRQSPENVAEELRELFPGLTVRPRPGTGDVIIHGRPDTVLQAVNLVEFLDVPDRDIEEIYRPKRVKADQLYSHITGLYPEEALEINMRENVIFLHGSPAVVNGALEMLEKLDEAEFIESSLAFQADYIDVEDLVEIFAELDPDLRVSSSQGGRRIVLRGEENSVQLAEELINSLDVPRRQVMLEVRIEEVSHTLLKERGIDPDEVGNFTTFGVDYDDDYLPRRFDMEIPADFYKLLDETDSSQTLAHPRLMTLDGEEASLVIADLIPYEVIEYDGDREISSIDFEEKEVGITMEFVPTITRDDTITLDIRPEVSTLIQEGPELTPPQVRSREFHNIVNLRDGQTFAVGGLIHEEIQELSRKFPVLGDLPVLGTIFSYERERDVKTEIIIFITPRIIDLDEGLPDHLSELGAPKLRDYDERGYRIEEDSMFREEIEERKSEEALEEIIPAEEIKADEEIKEEPKAERDEKRKPLSERIDRVLEEQLEKYRTPDEDDEADMKDEEKEDQDEIVDEIMDAKTEEEMDLDEEEMEIITENLMDEDRDRKELKEDDITRERLQKIIFRSRLNRRTDWPEEVEYTFLSDEFIRQNDLQEMFGMESDLEYTRESQRGDLLYTVTLPGEMVYRLGDNETLGELADRSGISAETILAASGMTADEVSGGDLVVIPWPKLK from the coding sequence ATGAGACATTTTATCAGAGAAAGCAGGCTGAATAAAATTTTAACCGGTCTTTTGATCGCCGCTTTCATCCTGACAACAGTGATGCCGGCAGCTGCTTCACCCGGCAATATAGATTTAGAATATCGCAGCACTGAAATTCAGGATGTGATCAGATCGCTGGCCTTTGTAGCGGGCGAAAATATCGTTGTTGACGATTCAGTTCAGGGAGAGGTCACCGTTCAGCTGACAGGGATGACATTTGAAAGAGCGTTGGATCATCTATTGAGAATTAAAAACCTGGAAAAACACAGAGAAGATGACGTTTTGATAGTCGCAACCAGCGAACGAATAGATGAACTTTATCGCGAACTGGAAAGAGGTCTGGTGTCTCTGGATTATCTGGGAGCTGATAAAGCAGCAGAAATAATTAGAGAGCTCCAGCCGGGGATAGATGTTCAGGTTTTGACCGGACAGAATCGGCTGATCCTGAGAGGTTTTGCCCATCAGATGAAGGAAACTGCTGATTTGCTGGCTGATATCGATCAGCCCGAAGAGCGCGAACAGGAAGTTGTAGAGGTTCATCGTCAGAGCCCGGAAAATGTTGCCGAAGAACTGCGCGAGCTTTTTCCCGGCTTAACCGTCCGTCCCAGACCGGGAACCGGGGATGTAATTATCCACGGCCGGCCCGATACAGTCCTTCAGGCAGTTAATCTGGTCGAGTTTTTGGATGTTCCCGATAGGGATATCGAAGAAATTTACCGTCCAAAAAGAGTCAAAGCCGATCAGCTTTACAGCCATATAACCGGTCTCTATCCCGAAGAAGCACTGGAAATAAATATGCGTGAAAATGTAATCTTTTTACACGGCAGCCCCGCTGTCGTAAATGGTGCGCTGGAGATGCTGGAAAAACTGGACGAGGCAGAATTTATCGAGAGCAGCCTGGCCTTTCAGGCCGATTATATCGATGTAGAAGATCTGGTGGAAATTTTCGCAGAGCTCGATCCCGATCTCAGAGTATCCAGCAGCCAGGGCGGACGCAGGATTGTATTGAGAGGTGAAGAAAATTCGGTACAGCTGGCAGAGGAGCTGATTAATTCTCTGGATGTACCCCGCAGGCAGGTAATGCTTGAGGTGCGCATCGAAGAGGTATCTCACACCCTGCTCAAAGAAAGAGGCATAGATCCAGATGAAGTCGGCAATTTTACAACATTCGGCGTCGATTACGACGATGATTATCTGCCGCGAAGATTCGATATGGAAATACCGGCCGATTTTTATAAGCTTCTGGATGAAACAGATTCCTCGCAAACTCTGGCCCATCCCCGCTTGATGACGCTTGACGGTGAAGAGGCCAGCCTGGTCATAGCGGATTTAATCCCCTATGAAGTGATAGAATACGATGGAGATAGAGAAATAAGCAGCATCGATTTTGAAGAAAAAGAAGTAGGTATCACCATGGAATTTGTACCCACCATAACCCGTGATGACACGATTACCCTGGATATCAGGCCGGAAGTCAGCACCCTTATACAGGAAGGTCCTGAGCTGACCCCACCTCAGGTTAGATCCCGGGAGTTTCACAATATAGTAAACCTCAGAGATGGCCAGACCTTTGCTGTGGGAGGTTTGATCCACGAGGAAATACAGGAATTGAGCAGGAAGTTTCCTGTGCTGGGAGATCTGCCGGTGCTGGGCACAATCTTTTCCTATGAACGGGAAAGAGACGTCAAAACAGAGATCATAATATTCATAACACCCAGAATTATCGATCTGGATGAAGGTCTACCCGATCATTTGAGTGAATTGGGAGCACCGAAGTTGAGGGATTATGATGAAAGAGGCTATAGAATAGAAGAGGACAGTATGTTTCGAGAGGAGATTGAAGAAAGAAAGTCGGAGGAAGCTCTAGAAGAAATTATACCCGCCGAGGAAATTAAAGCTGATGAGGAAATAAAAGAAGAACCTAAAGCCGAACGGGATGAGAAAAGAAAGCCCTTGAGTGAAAGAATAGATCGGGTACTGGAAGAACAGCTCGAAAAATATCGTACTCCGGATGAAGATGATGAAGCTGACATGAAAGATGAAGAAAAAGAAGATCAGGATGAGATTGTAGATGAAATTATGGATGCCAAAACTGAAGAAGAAATGGACCTTGATGAGGAAGAGATGGAAATTATAACAGAAAATCTGATGGATGAAGATCGCGACAGAAAAGAATTAAAAGAAGATGATATTACCAGGGAAAGACTGCAGAAAATAATTTTCCGTTCCCGTTTAAATCGAAGGACGGACTGGCCTGAAGAGGTGGAGTATACCTTCCTCTCTGATGAATTTATAAGACAGAATGATCTGCAGGAAATGTTCGGAATGGAAAGCGATCTGGAGTATACCCGTGAAAGCCAGCGCGGCGATCTGCTTTACACCGTTACCCTGCCGGGTGAGATGGTTTACCGGCTGGGAGATAATGAGACGCTGGGAGAACTGGCCGACAGAAGCGGGATTTCCGCAGAGACCATTCTGGCAGCCTCGGGTATGACAGCTGATGAGGTAAGCGGCGGAGATCTGGTAGTTATTCCCTGGCCCAAACTGAAGTAA
- a CDS encoding pilus assembly PilX N-terminal domain-containing protein has translation MFRNNEKGIALIMVLIMLAVVGVLAAMLLSSARTHSNIAMHEENMSKAFHSAEAGVEFVKANISDVVVAANEINDVNDGDYYLAFDGDEIVFDYINSGEGHVSDEEDKWRRSDIFALLEDINDIDDFDIDFKIEVLDNDGDIKLLSTGRYFTGDNNNYYKEEIEFELAYAAGAGSGGFLGITGNDEVYLIGPDTDWKNFGDETPILEEGKFQGNIYGGAWDGNNLLLAGDVAGGNNIFFNDALTKDAWEAEHFKSDGANHIKDIIYCEDSERFYNINHNGRIHEAYFDGTEWQNNVLHNEPGLNLGNVRSTLGQDKLVFVERGGGGTNTVYTYDINNDEFHEFNPSYFEDANDVAYGKDDKIDRFVAVGYEGKTGEIYYSDNGEDWHLATDTGWGWEIEAVTWTGKRFVAVGHSGHIATSTDGKVWDESERVTVPYTRKLTNVTGDGDFVIASSQDPYYEGVGTINVSFDGGINWDGYDGSVYGDIPDFKDIISVGKGSGSPEPYLSSWKQL, from the coding sequence ATGTTTCGGAATAATGAAAAGGGTATAGCCTTGATAATGGTTTTGATAATGCTGGCGGTGGTGGGTGTTCTGGCTGCCATGCTTTTAAGCAGTGCCAGAACTCATTCAAATATAGCAATGCACGAGGAGAACATGTCGAAAGCTTTTCATTCGGCTGAGGCTGGCGTGGAGTTTGTGAAGGCTAATATATCTGATGTTGTGGTTGCTGCTAATGAAATAAATGATGTTAACGACGGAGATTATTACCTGGCATTTGACGGTGACGAAATTGTTTTTGATTATATTAATAGTGGAGAAGGTCATGTTAGTGATGAGGAAGATAAGTGGCGGAGAAGCGATATATTTGCTCTGTTAGAAGATATTAATGATATTGACGACTTTGATATTGACTTTAAAATAGAAGTTTTAGACAATGATGGGGATATTAAATTACTTTCTACAGGCAGATATTTTACAGGTGACAATAATAATTATTATAAAGAAGAGATAGAATTTGAATTGGCTTACGCTGCCGGCGCTGGAAGCGGAGGGTTTTTAGGGATTACAGGAAATGATGAAGTTTATCTGATAGGTCCAGATACTGATTGGAAAAATTTTGGTGATGAGACTCCTATACTAGAAGAAGGAAAATTTCAAGGAAATATATATGGAGGAGCCTGGGATGGTAATAATTTGTTATTAGCTGGTGATGTGGCCGGGGGTAATAATATATTTTTTAATGATGCCTTGACAAAAGATGCCTGGGAAGCAGAGCATTTCAAAAGCGACGGTGCAAATCATATAAAAGATATAATTTATTGTGAAGACAGCGAAAGATTTTATAATATAAATCACAATGGTCGCATTCATGAAGCATATTTTGATGGTACAGAATGGCAGAATAATGTTTTGCACAATGAACCGGGATTAAATCTTGGTAATGTTAGATCAACACTTGGTCAGGATAAGTTAGTATTTGTTGAACGAGGTGGCGGGGGTACAAATACTGTATACACTTATGATATAAATAATGATGAATTTCATGAATTTAATCCTTCTTATTTTGAAGATGCAAATGATGTTGCCTATGGTAAAGATGATAAAATAGACAGGTTTGTCGCTGTTGGATATGAAGGGAAAACGGGCGAAATATATTACTCAGATAATGGTGAAGATTGGCATCTAGCTACTGATACGGGATGGGGTTGGGAAATTGAAGCAGTTACCTGGACAGGAAAAAGATTTGTAGCTGTAGGTCATTCAGGTCATATAGCTACTTCTACCGATGGAAAAGTCTGGGATGAATCTGAAAGAGTTACCGTGCCATATACTAGAAAATTGACAAATGTAACTGGAGATGGAGATTTTGTTATCGCCTCTTCTCAGGATCCTTATTATGAAGGTGTAGGTACAATTAATGTTTCATTTGATGGCGGAATCAATTGGGATGGTTATGATGGCAGCGTATATGGTGATATTCCTGATTTTAAAGATATTATTAGCGTAGGAAAAGGAAGTGGGAGCCCGGAACCATATCTTAGTTCCTGGAAGCAATTATAA
- a CDS encoding PulJ/GspJ family protein — protein sequence MRYLHNQEGFSLIEILVALTLGALLVMAFSGAFSVGFQTEARMDDRLETRRVIDNVIEELRNEDLSGVIDAASLKSKLVDDYNIDQETLNVTEVDNNLYYIKIEIENYSTEALVAAGN from the coding sequence ATGAGATATTTGCATAATCAAGAAGGCTTTTCTCTTATAGAAATATTGGTCGCCCTCACTCTGGGAGCGTTGCTGGTCATGGCCTTTTCCGGTGCTTTTTCAGTCGGCTTCCAAACTGAAGCGAGAATGGATGATAGATTGGAGACCAGGCGTGTTATTGATAATGTCATTGAAGAATTAAGAAATGAGGATCTGAGTGGTGTGATAGATGCTGCTTCGCTAAAAAGTAAATTGGTAGATGATTATAATATTGATCAAGAAACATTAAACGTAACAGAAGTAGATAATAATTTATACTATATCAAAATTGAAATTGAAAACTACAGCACAGAAGCCCTGGTGGCGGCGGGTAATTAA
- a CDS encoding type II secretion system protein → MDKLKYFSKNQSGLTLIELIISIAIMGVVIALASTMIIQAFNLAPVGSRRMSAGQLAEMHITEISRYIRNARVNDKISISVAVDNVYDGEVTIGSDNEDYSEENFGQPSKLELTFYDQNNETITFYDITGFKMEYKDNDNNGRYSYEIELTKEVDNEAAAVKAIISPRNQ, encoded by the coding sequence ATGGACAAATTAAAGTATTTCTCAAAAAATCAAAGCGGTTTAACCCTGATAGAGCTCATCATATCCATTGCCATAATGGGGGTTGTAATAGCCCTGGCTTCTACGATGATTATACAGGCTTTTAATTTGGCCCCTGTGGGGTCGCGCAGGATGAGCGCGGGACAGCTGGCGGAAATGCATATTACCGAGATATCTCGCTATATCAGGAATGCAAGAGTAAATGATAAAATCTCAATTTCGGTGGCGGTGGATAATGTATATGACGGAGAAGTTACAATCGGCAGTGATAATGAAGATTATTCTGAAGAAAACTTTGGACAGCCTTCTAAACTCGAACTAACTTTTTATGATCAAAATAATGAAACTATAACTTTTTATGACATCACCGGCTTTAAAATGGAATATAAAGATAATGATAATAATGGCAGATACAGTTACGAAATTGAGCTGACAAAAGAGGTCGATAATGAAGCGGCAGCGGTGAAGGCTATAATCTCACCGCGCAATCAGTAG
- a CDS encoding outer membrane beta-barrel protein, protein MKDGTSYRVFFKARHFIMITSLTVLLLSVSLIFSTTALQADEVADEEFVGLSFQQTSNRGNSRFYENDIYGGLKYLYFDSDVNILSEGSNNDFEYEDDLYYDSSPGFFVGARNRVSPQLTLSAEYSRFTFSDDVDFELDNNDDGNKEIDMTFNTIGADAEIDLVGDEATRFKFLAGVSYHFGDLEVDISSDEDDLDGVDSEVDLNSDFGYNLGFALEQELSEKMTFHSNVRYRFLDLDIDEVEEEIDGEDRSMFNEHEYDMDAIEFSAGISYKF, encoded by the coding sequence ATGAAAGATGGAACTTCCTATCGAGTTTTTTTCAAAGCCAGGCATTTTATAATGATAACTTCTCTGACAGTTTTGTTGCTCTCTGTAAGTCTAATTTTTTCCACTACAGCATTGCAGGCTGATGAAGTGGCCGATGAAGAGTTTGTCGGGCTTTCCTTTCAGCAAACCAGTAATAGAGGAAATTCTCGTTTCTATGAAAACGACATTTATGGCGGTTTAAAATATTTATATTTCGATAGTGATGTTAATATATTATCTGAAGGGTCAAATAATGACTTTGAATATGAAGACGATCTTTACTATGATTCCAGCCCGGGATTTTTCGTAGGGGCCAGGAATAGAGTCTCACCGCAGTTGACTTTATCAGCCGAATACAGTCGCTTTACTTTTTCCGACGATGTGGATTTTGAACTTGATAATAATGATGATGGTAATAAAGAGATTGATATGACATTCAATACCATAGGAGCTGATGCTGAGATCGACCTGGTAGGTGATGAAGCTACCAGATTCAAGTTTTTGGCCGGAGTTTCCTATCACTTCGGTGATCTGGAAGTAGATATTTCTTCTGATGAAGATGATTTAGATGGAGTAGATTCAGAGGTTGACCTGAACAGTGATTTTGGCTACAATCTTGGTTTTGCTCTTGAGCAGGAATTGAGCGAAAAAATGACTTTTCATAGCAATGTGAGATATCGATTTCTGGACCTGGATATCGACGAGGTTGAAGAAGAAATAGATGGCGAAGATAGAAGTATGTTTAACGAACATGAATACGATATGGACGCTATCGAATTCAGCGCGGGAATTTCTTATAAGTTTTAA
- a CDS encoding patatin-like phospholipase family protein, whose amino-acid sequence MIDLLGLALEGGGAKGSYHIGVYQALQEQGFEFDGVVGTSIGALNGAMIAQDDFDRALNLWDELDPGELLNIEGEKLEEIYGMEFDRDNVAYLLGRMKEIIKNRGLETEPIKDLIEKNIEEDKLRSRDIDFGLITISLSDMEPRELFLENIPEGKLAEYLLASSYLPAFRLEKLGEEYFLDGGFYDNLPINMLIERGYDKIIAVRTLSRGRIRPVKAEGVEITYIEPDEDLGRVLEFTPERISYNKKLGYFDALREFNDLEGRKYYLEAESNNAGEELTDDSFLELFMKIPEEDVREAAEFAGCEEKHWRRTLFEELIPLLTDELEIEEKADYRRIAILSLEELARELKIERFEVYSIFEFWELIAENYEPGLAGSRRKLPEIIRKSDFLASRLRKNPGLKLTAILFASLLKRENFSPAGKQ is encoded by the coding sequence GTGATCGATTTGCTGGGGCTTGCTTTAGAAGGAGGAGGAGCCAAGGGTTCTTATCATATCGGGGTTTATCAGGCTCTGCAGGAGCAGGGATTCGAATTCGATGGCGTGGTCGGCACCTCGATCGGGGCTTTAAATGGCGCCATGATAGCCCAGGACGATTTTGATCGGGCTTTAAATCTCTGGGATGAACTGGATCCCGGTGAGCTTCTCAACATCGAGGGAGAAAAGCTGGAGGAGATCTACGGGATGGAATTTGACCGCGATAACGTCGCCTATCTGCTGGGCAGAATGAAGGAGATCATTAAAAACCGCGGCCTGGAAACCGAACCTATCAAAGATCTCATCGAGAAGAATATCGAGGAGGATAAGCTCAGGAGCAGAGATATCGATTTTGGACTTATCACCATCTCCCTGAGCGATATGGAGCCCAGAGAGCTGTTTTTGGAGAATATTCCCGAAGGCAAGCTGGCGGAGTACCTGCTGGCCAGTTCCTATCTGCCGGCCTTCCGCCTGGAAAAACTGGGAGAGGAATATTTTCTGGACGGTGGCTTTTACGATAATCTGCCGATCAATATGCTGATCGAGCGGGGATATGATAAAATCATCGCCGTCAGGACCTTAAGCCGGGGCAGAATCAGACCGGTCAAAGCTGAAGGGGTGGAGATCACCTATATAGAGCCGGATGAAGATCTCGGCCGGGTGTTAGAATTCACTCCCGAGCGCATATCATACAACAAAAAACTCGGATATTTCGATGCTCTGAGAGAATTTAATGATCTCGAGGGAAGGAAATATTATCTGGAGGCGGAAAGTAATAATGCGGGCGAAGAATTAACAGATGACTCGTTTTTGGAGCTTTTTATGAAGATTCCCGAAGAGGATGTGAGAGAAGCCGCCGAATTTGCCGGGTGTGAGGAAAAGCACTGGCGGCGCACGCTATTTGAGGAGTTGATTCCGCTTTTGACCGACGAGCTCGAGATAGAAGAAAAGGCCGATTATCGCAGGATAGCGATTCTCTCCCTGGAGGAGCTGGCCCGGGAGCTGAAGATCGAGAGATTTGAAGTTTACAGCATTTTTGAGTTCTGGGAGTTGATCGCGGAAAATTATGAGCCAGGACTGGCCGGAAGCCGCAGGAAACTTCCGGAGATCATCCGCAAAAGCGATTTTTTGGCATCGCGGCTGAGAAAAAATCCCGGTCTGAAGCTCACCGCTATTCTCTTTGCCAGCCTGCTGAAAAGAGAGAACTTTTCTCCTGCTGGGAAGCAATGA